TCGTTACCTATCGGAACATATCTGCCAAAAGACAGGAAGAAGAAATGAATACCGATGCCTTAAAAGGATACAAAGGACGCGCCAAGGAAGTCCTCCAATCGCTCGGGGGACGAGTCTGGGCGAATGTTGTTCTTAAAACCGACGCCGGCGATTTCGAGGGAGTGATACTTCCCCGTTCAGAGACCGCCGATGGCGACCATATCGTTCTGAAACTGAAATCAGGCTACAATATCGGCATCCGCGCCGACCGGATTCAGGAGATTAAAGAGACCGGCTATAAGGAAGCGGTCTATAAGATTCCGGAAAAAGAATTTCCGGTCAGCCCCAATAAACCGAGCGTTACTCTTTTAGGTACCGGCGGCACTATCGCCTCCCGTCTCGATTACCGCACCGGCGCGGTCATCCCGGCCTTTACGCCCGGCGAACTTTATGGCGCGGTACCGGAACTGGCCGATATCTGCAATCTCGAGACCCTGAAACTGTTTGGCGTTTTTTCCGAAAATATGGGACCGGAGCAGTATAAGGCGCTCGCCATCGAGATAGGCCGTCAGATTGAAAAAGGAGTCGATGGAATAGTGATCGGCCATGGCACCGATACCATGCATCATACTTCCGCTATTTTATCTTTCATGGTCCAGAATTCGCCCGTTCCTATTGTCATGGTCGGCTCGCAGCGCTCCTCCGACCGCCCCTCCTCCGATGCCGCTTTCAATCTCCGTTGCGCTACATACACCGCCGGTCATTCCGACATTGCCGAAATCATGGTCTGCATGTTTGGGCCTACCTCCGATGAGTATAATCTTCTCCATCGCGGCACCCGTGTTCGTAAGATGCATTCTTCCTATCGCTCCACTTTCCGCACCATTGGCGATATCCCGATTGCCGCGGTCACTCCCGAACTGGTTACCCCTATCAAGTCCGATTACAAGCGCCGCCGTAACGACCGCCGGGTCGATATCAAGCCGGTATTCGAAGAGATGGTTTCGATTGTCTATTATTACCCCAATATGCGCCCCGATATAATCGAGTCGTTGA
The window above is part of the Candidatus Zixiibacteriota bacterium genome. Proteins encoded here:
- the gatD gene encoding Glu-tRNA(Gln) amidotransferase subunit GatD, encoding MNTDALKGYKGRAKEVLQSLGGRVWANVVLKTDAGDFEGVILPRSETADGDHIVLKLKSGYNIGIRADRIQEIKETGYKEAVYKIPEKEFPVSPNKPSVTLLGTGGTIASRLDYRTGAVIPAFTPGELYGAVPELADICNLETLKLFGVFSENMGPEQYKALAIEIGRQIEKGVDGIVIGHGTDTMHHTSAILSFMVQNSPVPIVMVGSQRSSDRPSSDAAFNLRCATYTAGHSDIAEIMVCMFGPTSDEYNLLHRGTRVRKMHSSYRSTFRTIGDIPIAAVTPELVTPIKSDYKRRRNDRRVDIKPVFEEMVSIVYYYPNMRPDIIESLIDNGYKGIVIAGTGLGHVNKPLYPALKRAHEKGIAIYMTVQTLWGYVQMYVYDTGRDMMELGVIPAENMLPEVAYVKLGWVLAQTTEPKKVREMMLSPIAGEITEREPFDGYLILQGGLPEVEKFIGQYHR